The Virgibacillus sp. MSP4-1 genome has a segment encoding these proteins:
- a CDS encoding PIN domain-containing protein, which translates to MNLIYDAPYPPKIFIDTTVLCGALRTNGVNRKLLKIARNPLLYRPVISRVCLFEFIRNASEGLGGVVYTQQQIEGFIDYFLTPIFDYYMELPVNSLVGRYNVEIIIREHRPIGDVLVELSGYSHERAKEIATSQEMDEPLRRFDQDDFHVWITAIQEECNYILTTNHRRFPSEIGRIRRIHPSSLYKDLTDN; encoded by the coding sequence ATGAATTTGATCTATGATGCCCCCTATCCTCCCAAAATCTTTATTGATACAACTGTTTTATGTGGAGCGTTAAGAACCAATGGAGTTAATCGCAAACTCTTAAAAATTGCAAGGAATCCTCTATTATATCGTCCTGTCATTTCCCGTGTTTGTTTATTTGAATTTATTCGTAATGCATCTGAGGGGTTAGGTGGAGTTGTATACACTCAGCAGCAAATTGAAGGATTTATCGACTACTTTTTAACTCCTATCTTTGATTATTATATGGAATTACCTGTTAATAGTTTAGTAGGAAGATATAATGTAGAAATCATTATAAGAGAGCATAGACCGATTGGTGATGTATTGGTTGAATTAAGTGGCTATAGTCATGAAAGAGCGAAAGAAATTGCTACATCTCAGGAAATGGACGAGCCACTTCGACGGTTTGATCAAGATGACTTTCATGTTTGGATTACAGCAATCCAGGAAGAGTGTAATTACATATTAACAACTAATCATCGCCGATTTCCATCTGAAATAGGCAGGATTCGCCGGATTCATCCAAGTTCTTTATACAAAGATTTAACGGACAATTAA
- a CDS encoding helix-turn-helix domain-containing protein translates to MMDVREKEQEKLWDSILTLANIDKEQAKVVFKAAIERSFRSFDMFTPFISRIPLKVPDCEHVQKFKQIEKQVMSHLTQKQEDKAYELLVEYIDTLSGLTEFNSTIIRRRLIASLLKEKHQPAPMADQIAKKDAGIPALTISKEGEESSYYTPKEVSKKLGISDQTVRRMCDRGKFPGAYQTDGGHWKIPKEDFITTEEQDKKADEILRQIDVVNEEAGDVDEFDL, encoded by the coding sequence ATGATGGATGTCAGAGAAAAAGAGCAGGAAAAGTTGTGGGATAGCATTCTTACACTTGCAAACATTGATAAGGAACAAGCCAAAGTTGTCTTTAAGGCTGCCATTGAACGATCATTTCGTTCCTTTGATATGTTTACTCCCTTTATCTCCAGGATTCCCTTAAAAGTTCCAGATTGTGAACATGTCCAAAAGTTCAAGCAGATTGAAAAACAAGTTATGAGTCATTTAACTCAAAAACAAGAGGATAAGGCCTATGAGTTATTAGTGGAATATATTGATACATTAAGTGGTCTTACCGAATTTAATTCAACGATTATTCGGAGACGGCTAATTGCATCCCTGTTGAAAGAGAAACATCAACCGGCGCCTATGGCAGATCAAATCGCTAAAAAGGATGCTGGAATTCCGGCTCTAACTATTTCAAAAGAAGGAGAAGAGTCCTCCTATTACACGCCAAAAGAAGTATCAAAAAAATTAGGGATAAGTGATCAAACGGTTCGTCGCATGTGTGATCGTGGGAAGTTTCCTGGTGCTTATCAGACCGATGGAGGACATTGGAAAATTCCAAAAGAGGACTTCATTACAACGGAGGAACAAGATAAAAAGGCAGATGAAATACTTCGGCAAATTGATGTTGTTAACGAGGAAGCGGGGGATGTAGATGAATTTGATCTATGA
- a CDS encoding GNAT family N-acetyltransferase: MNDHFTISYEPPPPTEYINLRLEGGISGKSMEAAEVGLKNSWFAVCIYDKQTLIGMGRVIGDGGAFFQIVDIVVKPSYQGQGLGKRVMKEIMNHLDENTYAGSYVSLIADDPANKLYEQFEFKYTYPGSHGMYRMY, translated from the coding sequence GTGAACGACCATTTTACCATCAGTTATGAACCCCCGCCCCCCACTGAATATATAAATTTGCGGTTAGAGGGCGGGATTAGTGGGAAATCCATGGAAGCTGCAGAGGTTGGTCTGAAAAATTCATGGTTTGCGGTGTGTATTTATGACAAACAAACCTTAATTGGCATGGGACGTGTCATTGGTGATGGCGGGGCTTTTTTTCAGATCGTGGATATCGTGGTCAAACCAAGTTATCAGGGACAAGGACTTGGAAAAAGGGTTATGAAGGAAATCATGAACCATCTCGACGAAAATACCTATGCAGGTTCTTATGTAAGCCTGATTGCTGATGACCCGGCAAACAAACTCTATGAGCAATTCGAATTTAAGTATACCTATCCTGGATCACATGGCATGTACAGGATGTATTAA
- a CDS encoding nuclease-related domain-containing protein, whose protein sequence is MAYKERTKPHELRVLEILNSRSHLSPDHQQYLYNLKKGYEGELAFDQRTEELQCDCLILNDLLLKEGQTTFQIDSLIIMSGKLYIFDVKNHEGNHYFESDKFFKMPNYEISNPLHQLNRCESLLRKLLQKSGYSLSIESFVVFINSTFTLYNAPRNPSIILPTQIHQFLAQLDSTPSKITQKHRKLADTLISLHIDKYPYSQPMDYNYANLAKGISCPKCYSLSTILEGRYCGCKNCGHKEVFATAIMRSVEEFQTLFPDEKITTNKIYDWCKIVPVKKRIRRVLSKNLRVKGVRQWTYYEKMPDS, encoded by the coding sequence ATGGCTTACAAAGAACGGACAAAACCGCATGAATTAAGAGTATTGGAGATTTTGAACAGCCGCAGTCACTTGTCCCCGGATCATCAGCAGTATTTATACAACTTGAAAAAAGGCTATGAGGGGGAATTAGCTTTTGATCAACGAACAGAGGAGCTGCAGTGTGATTGCCTTATATTAAATGATCTACTCCTAAAAGAAGGGCAGACTACCTTCCAGATTGATTCTCTCATTATTATGTCAGGTAAACTTTATATCTTTGATGTTAAAAATCATGAAGGAAACCATTATTTTGAATCGGATAAGTTCTTCAAAATGCCCAATTATGAAATCTCAAATCCACTTCATCAGCTCAACAGATGTGAGTCCCTCTTACGTAAATTGCTCCAAAAGTCAGGCTATAGCCTCTCCATTGAATCGTTCGTTGTTTTTATAAATTCAACTTTCACCTTATATAACGCCCCTCGAAACCCCTCGATAATTCTCCCAACTCAAATCCATCAATTTCTGGCTCAATTAGACTCCACCCCGTCAAAGATTACCCAAAAACACAGGAAATTGGCCGATACCCTGATTTCTCTTCATATAGATAAATATCCCTACTCACAACCCATGGATTATAACTATGCAAATTTAGCAAAAGGAATCTCCTGTCCTAAATGTTATTCACTTTCTACGATTCTTGAAGGGAGATATTGCGGTTGTAAAAATTGCGGGCATAAGGAAGTTTTTGCAACTGCTATCATGCGATCAGTAGAGGAATTTCAGACTCTATTTCCGGATGAAAAAATAACGACCAATAAAATTTATGATTGGTGCAAAATAGTCCCTGTCAAAAAGAGAATCCGGCGAGTATTGAGTAAAAATCTGAGAGTAAAAGGAGTTCGCCAGTGGACCTATTATGAAAAAATGCCGGATTCGTAA